A window of the Deinococcus gobiensis I-0 genome harbors these coding sequences:
- a CDS encoding TerD family protein — MPISLQKGQQISLAKEAGPRLGVVRMGLGWDVIKKKGFFGFGAGEQAVDLDANALLFDASGQLREAVWFRQLQSADGTVSHSGDNRTGQGSGDDETITVDLSRLPSTIQTVVFSVNNYTGQDFGQVQNAYCRLIDTQGNKEIARYDLSAQGSHSALILASLRRSGSDWTMTAIGAPSRGRTFQDNLPDMQTYVS, encoded by the coding sequence ATGCCTATCTCGTTGCAAAAAGGCCAGCAGATTTCCCTCGCCAAGGAGGCCGGGCCGCGCCTGGGCGTCGTCCGCATGGGCCTGGGGTGGGACGTCATCAAGAAAAAGGGTTTCTTCGGCTTCGGCGCCGGCGAGCAGGCGGTGGACCTCGATGCCAATGCCCTGCTGTTCGACGCTTCGGGGCAACTCCGGGAGGCCGTGTGGTTCCGGCAGCTTCAGAGTGCCGACGGCACGGTGAGCCACAGCGGCGACAACCGCACCGGCCAGGGCAGCGGCGACGACGAGACGATCACGGTCGATCTTTCCCGGCTTCCGTCGACCATCCAGACGGTCGTGTTCAGCGTGAACAACTACACCGGTCAGGACTTCGGACAGGTCCAGAACGCCTACTGTCGCCTGATCGATACGCAGGGAAACAAGGAGATTGCCCGCTACGACCTCTCGGCCCAGGGCAGCCACTCGGCCCTGATCCTGGCGAGCCTGCGCCGCAGCGGCAGCGACTGGACCATGACGGCCATCGGCGCGCCGTCGCGGGGCCGGACCTTCCAGGACAATCTGCCGGACATGCAGACCTACGTGTCCTGA
- a CDS encoding cobalt-precorrin-7 (C(5))-methyltransferase, translating into MIVCIGAGPGHLDFLTRKGADLITEADVVAGFDAVVDVVRPLIPTTAQVVTMSYRDQVAQLAEVARLHHAGKRCAVVFMGDIHFSGFQFLERVETACKHPVETVPGISSAQMLASKSRVCFDETTFLTFHRRGDLNPFKTHLRDVLAAGRNAIVIPRPWDFMPKDVAAYLLGCGLPPEHRAEVWENLSRTEAEWTGDLTQLAEQDFSDMSILLVRALTPMPTGLEGEA; encoded by the coding sequence ATGATCGTCTGCATAGGCGCAGGCCCAGGCCATCTGGATTTTCTGACCCGCAAGGGAGCCGATCTGATCACAGAGGCCGACGTGGTGGCCGGTTTTGACGCCGTCGTCGACGTCGTCCGTCCCCTGATCCCGACAACAGCCCAGGTCGTTACGATGAGCTACCGCGATCAAGTCGCCCAACTTGCCGAAGTCGCCAGACTGCACCATGCCGGAAAACGCTGCGCAGTCGTCTTCATGGGCGACATTCACTTCAGTGGTTTTCAATTCCTGGAGCGGGTCGAGACCGCCTGTAAACACCCGGTCGAGACCGTTCCCGGCATCTCCAGCGCGCAGATGCTCGCCAGCAAGAGCCGGGTCTGCTTCGACGAGACCACCTTCCTGACCTTCCATCGCCGCGGCGACCTGAACCCGTTCAAAACACATCTACGAGACGTCCTGGCCGCAGGCCGGAACGCGATCGTCATTCCACGTCCCTGGGACTTCATGCCGAAGGACGTCGCGGCCTATCTGCTCGGCTGCGGCCTTCCGCCCGAGCACCGCGCCGAGGTATGGGAAAACCTGTCACGAACCGAAGCCGAATGGACCGGCGACCTCACGCAGCTGGCCGAACAAGACTTCTCCGACATGAGCATCCTCCTGGTACGGGCTCTGACACCGATGCCCACCGGCCTGGAGGGCGAAGCGTGA